One part of the Sesamum indicum cultivar Zhongzhi No. 13 linkage group LG14, S_indicum_v1.0, whole genome shotgun sequence genome encodes these proteins:
- the LOC105177025 gene encoding ABC transporter G family member 9, giving the protein MVDVEAQNLAGDGEISPAIFKKANLPVTLKFEDVVYKIKTEQSGKFFKKTAKSQEKLILKGISGMVLPGEMLAMLGPSGSGKTTLLTGLGGRLTSGRLSGNITYNGKPFSNAMKRNTGFVTQDDVLYPHLTVTETLVYTALLRLPRTLTKAEKAEHAEAVIAQLGLSRCRHSIIGGPLLRGVSGGERKRVSIGQEMLINPSLLFLDEPTSGLDSTTAQRIVSTLWDLANGGRTIVMTIHQPSSRLFYMFHKVLLLSEGNPLYYGKGSSALDYFSSIGFSLSVAMNPADFLLDLANGISTADSMEDHAAIKQTLVASYKTHLLESVTAELAADDQLQMATDDKQLRRWSNTWWDQFSVLFRRGIKERRHESFSGLKIGQVLAVAILTGLLWWQSDISHLQDQVGLFFFYSGFWGFYPLFQAIFTFPQERMMLAKERSSGMYRLSSYFMALTLGDLPMELVLPTVFFVITYWMAGLKPDPRCFFAGLFTLLYSVLCSQGLGLALGAAVMNQKSATILGSVIMLTFLLASGYYVQHVPAFISWIKYISISQYTFKLLLGSQFKPGETYPCGNGKTCLVEDFGMIKPVGLGGHAIAVIALAVMLVGYRLVAYVALMRIGVTKK; this is encoded by the exons ATGGTGGACGTGGAGGCGCAGAATCTGGCCGGCGACGGAGAAATCAGTCCGGCTATTTTCAAGAAGGCTAATCTTCCCGTCACTCTCAAG TTTGAGGATGTTGTGTACAAGATCAAAACCGAGCAAAGCGGaaaattcttcaagaaaacAGCGAAATCCCAGGAGAAATTGATATTGAAAGGCATCTCAGGCATGGTCCTGCCGGGTGAAATGCTAGCCATGCTTGGTCCCTCCGGCAGCGGCAAAACGACGCTTTTAACCGGCCTTGGCGGCCGGCTAACCAGCGGTCGTCTCTCGGGCAATATAACATACAACGGCAAGCCGTTCTCCAACGCTATGAAGCGGAACACGGGCTTTGTAACGCAGGATGATGTCCTCTACCCTCACCTAACTGTCACGGAGACGTTAGTTTACACCGCGCTTTTACGCTTGCCAAGAACTTTAACGAAGGCTGAAAAGGCAGAGCACGCAGAAGCCGTGATAGCTCAGCTTGGATTGTCTAGGTGTAGGCACAGCATCATAGGAGGACCTCTTTTGAGGGGAGTCTCTGGGGGTGAGAGGAAACGAGTCAGCATAGGGCAGGAAATGCTTATCAATCCGAGTCTGCTGTTTCTTGATGAGCCCACATCAGGGCTGGATTCCACCACCGCGCAGAGGATTGTGTCGACATTGTGGGATTTGGCTAACGGGGGAAGAACAATCGTTATGACGATCCATCAGCCTTCGAGCAGGCTTTTCTACATGTTTCATAAGGTTCTTTTGCTGTCTGAAGGGAATCCTCTGTATTATGGGAAGGGCTCGAGTGCCTTGGACTATTTCTCTAGCATTGGATTTTCTCTGTCCGTCGCCATGAATCCTGCTGATTTCCTGTTAGATCTTGCAAACG GAATTTCAACGGCTGATTCGATGGAAGATCATGCAGCTATTAAGCAAACTTTAGTGGCTTCTTACAAGACACATTTGTTGGAGAGTGTGACTGCAGAGCTTGCTGCTGATGATCAGCTTCAGATGGCAACGGACGATAAGCAGTTGAGGAGATGGTCCAACACTTGGTGGGATCAATTTTCAGTGTTGTTCAGGAGGGGAATAAAAGAACGGAGGCATGAGTCTTTCTCCGGCCTCAAAATCGGCCAGGTTCTAGCCGTAGCTATCCTGACTGGACTCCTATGGTGGCAATCCGATATTAGTCATTTGCAAGACCAG GTGGggcttttcttcttttactcAGGATTTTGGGGCTTCTACCCTCTCTTCCAAGCAATCTTCACATTCCCTCAAGAACGAATGATGCTCGCAAAGGAACGGTCTTCAGGCATGTACCGTCTCTCATCATACTTCATGGCGCTGACATTAGGTGACCTGCCAATGGAACTAGTCCTCCCTACCGTTTTCTTCGTCATAACCTACTGGATGGCGGGCCTAAAACCCGACCCCAGGTGCTTCTTCGCAGGCCTGTTCACTCTCCTCTACAGCGTGCTGTGCTCCCAAGGGCTCGGGCTTGCTCTTGGGGCCGCAGTCATGAACCAGAAATCAGCCACCATACTTGGATCAGTAATCATGCTGACATTCCTACTAGCCAGCGGATACTACGTCCAGCACGTGCCCGCATTCATAAGTTGGATCAAGTATATCTCGATCAGCCAGTACACATTCAAGCTCTTGCTGGGGTCCCAGTTCAAGCCCGGTGAAACATATCCTTGTGGCAACGGCAAAACTTGTCTGGTTGAGGATTTCGGGATGATCAAGCCCGTCGGGCTTGGCGGGCATGCCATAGCAGTGATTGCCTTGGCTGTAATGCTTGTGGGATATAGGCTGGTTGCATATGTTGCTCTCATGAGAATTGGTGTTACAAAGAAATAG
- the LOC105177085 gene encoding beta-glucosidase 18-like, giving the protein MKMTWVFVSHCLILLLSALISSAEKQVDIKRSDFPHGFFFGASTSAYQIEGAVLEDGKGLSNWDVYCRIKGTIADGTIGDIANDHYHRYMEDIEIMHSLGLTAYRFSISWSRVLPRGRLGGVNQAGITFYNSIIDNLLLRGIQPFVTIFHNEYPQEFEDRFGGWLSSVMQEEFVHFAETCFKHFADRVKYWMTMNEPNVFAEMAYESAMFPPARCSSPFGHCAGGNSDVEPLIAMHNMLLAHAKAAKLYREQYKSKVNGVIGITVCAYMFTPLRDFEDDIQAANRALAFNAAWMLDPLVFGDYPPEMKRYHGSELPSFSSEERGLLRDSIDFMGINHYGELYAKDCIHSSCVCNDSVYTLGSDRLIRGFVYTTGERNGVPIGEPTGMSQFFVVPRGMEDIVNYMKERYHNKPMFVTENGYCSPGQRRRHLPA; this is encoded by the exons ATGAAAATGACATGGGTTTTCGTCTCCCATTGCTTAATCTTGCTGCTATCTGCGCTCATATCATCAGCTGAAAAACAAGTTGACATCAAAAGGTCGGATTTTCCACATGGGTTTTTCTTCGGAGCTTCCACTTCTGCATATCAG ATCGAAGGAGCAGTTCTTGAAGACGGTAAAGGCTTGAGCAACTGGGATGTTTATTGTCGGATTAAAG GTACTATAGCGGATGGGACGATTGGTGATATAGCTAATGATCATTATCATCGATACATG GAAGATATTGAGATAATGCATTCACTTGGATTGACTGCTTACCGCTTTTCGATTTCATGGAGTAGAGTTCTTCCCA GAGGGAGACTTGGTGGGGTTAACCAAGCTGGCATCACCTTCTATAACAGTATTATTGATAATCTCCTACTTAGAG GTATACAGCCTTTTGTGACGATTTTCCACAATGAATATCCTCAAGAATTTGAAGACCGATTCGGGGGCTGGCTCAGTTCTGTAATGCA GGAAGAGTTTGTCCATTTTGCCGAGACATGTTTTAAGCATTTCGCTGATCGAGTGAAGTATTGGATGACTATGAACGAACCCAACGTGTTCGCAGAAATGGCCTATGAAAGTGCAATGTTCCCTCCGGCTCGTTGTTCGTCTCCTTTCGGTCACTGTGCCGGTGGGAATTCAGATGTTGAGCCTTTGATTGCGATGCACAACATGTTGTTGGCACATGCCAAAGCGGCTAAATTGTATCGTGAGCAGTATAAG TCCAAAGTCAATGGTGTAATAGGCATCACCGTCTGTGCATACATGTTCACACCACTGAGAGATTTTGAGGATGATATCCAAGCTGCAAACAGGGCCTTAGCTTTTAATGCTGCTTG GATGTTGGACCCACTCGTGTTTGGGGATTACCCTCCAGAAATGAAGCGTTATCATGGAAGCGAATTACCAAGCTTTTCTTCAGAAGAGAGAGGGCTTTTAAGAGACAGCATAGACTTTATGGGGATAAACCACTACGGCGAACTCTATGCAAAGGATTGTATCCACTCCAGTTGTGTGTGCAATGATTCTGTTTATACCCTAGGTAGCGACCGACTGATCCGTGGGTTTGTCTACACTACTGGAGAGCGCAATGGCGTTCCAATTGGGGAACCA ACAGGAATGtctcaattttttgtggttcCGAGAGGCATGGAAGATATTGTGAACTATATGAAGGAGAGGTACCATAACAAGCCAATGTTTGTCACTGAAAATG GTTACTGCTCTCCGGGCCAACGAAGACGACATCTACCAGCATGA